One Pseudochaenichthys georgianus chromosome 7, fPseGeo1.2, whole genome shotgun sequence DNA segment encodes these proteins:
- the phlda3 gene encoding pleckstrin homology-like domain family A member 3, with protein sequence MSLPAKVMRDELLEKRSSGLLQLWKKKRCVLTEEGLRLHNCRGGGGGDARSSAWSSRAKELRFERMATVDCVEYKRGLVYFTVVMATGKEIDFRCPQEGTAWNAEIALALVRYKNLQAVQTGRNRHLSTAHLGSTGEDEEL encoded by the coding sequence CGAGACGAGCTGCTGGAGAAGCGCAGCAGCGGGCTCCTCCAGCTGTGGAAGAAGAAGCGCTGCGTGCTCACCGAGGAAGGGCTGCGGCTGCACAACTGCAGAGGAGGCGGAGGGGGGGATGCTCGTAGCTCGGCATGGAGCTCCAGAGCCAAGGAGCTCCGCTTTGAGCGCATGGCCACGGTGGACTGCGTGGAATACAAGCGAGGGCTGGTGTATTTCACCGTGGTCATGGCCACAGGGAAGGAGATAGACTTTCGATGTCCTCAGGAGGGCACGGCGTGGAACGCGGAGATCGCTTTGGCTCTGGTGCGCTATAAGAACCTGCAGGCCGTGCAGACAGGGAGGAACAGGCACCTGTCCACAGCACACCTGGGCAGCACTGGGGAGGATGAGGAGCTCTGA